Below is a genomic region from Streptomyces roseoviridis.
CCGGCTGCTGTTCAGCTTCCCCATGGGCTTCTACAAGGGCAAGCAGATCCTCAGCAGCACCTTCTCCGCCCGCGTGGCGAAGGTCTACTGGAACGACTTCCGGGCCGAGCCGATCGACCTGTACCGGGTCGGCGGCGCCAACTACACGGTCACGGAGTCCAGCAACTACTCCAACACCTCCGACGACTGGACCAACCAGCTGCTGAGGGTCAACCAGAAGATCGTGCCGACCACCTGCGGCAGCCAGGCGAACCTCCACTTCAGCAACGGCGCGGTCCTCACCGACGTCCGCGCGGCGGCCGCCGGGGGCTGGAACACGATGTCCTTCGGCCTGCGCGCCGGTGACGAGACAGCGTACGCGGGATGGAAGCGCATCTGCGGCAACGCCTACCTGTCGATCACCTACAACACGCCGCCGCTTCAGGTCGCCAACGCCACCATGAGCTCGAACCGGGGGGCAGGTGCGTCACCGACCCGGCTCAGGCGCCTTACGTGGACGGCCTGCCGCAGTTGCGCGCCGAGGCCAGGGACCCCGATCACACGGCGACGTCCAGCGACCCGGTGAAGATGCAGTACCAGGTCTTCTACCGCGACGCGGCCAACGTCGAGAAGAGCTACTTCGCGGAGACCGGCTACAAGGCACCGAACGCGGGCACGCACTTCACCCACCAGGTCACCGCGCCGCCGGCGCCCACGGGTCCGGCCATGTACTACCCGACGACGAAGATGGTCTACCAGCGCTCCACGCCGACCGCGGGTCCCAACACCGCGCAGATCCCGTTTGACGCCACGGGCAGGAAGGTCCTCGTCGGCGACTGGAACGGCGACGGACTCGACACCCTGGGTACCTACGACCCGGCAACGCGGACCTTCGCCCTGCGGGACAACAATGCGGGTCCGGACAACATCGACTTCGCCTTCGGAAGCGCGGGCGACCTCCCGGTCGTGGGCGACTGGAACGGCGACGGCGTCGACACCGTCGGCGTCTGGCGCCCAAGCAGCCACATGTTCTACCTGAACAACGAGCACACCAACAGCGTCGCGGACGTCTCCTTCGTGTACGGCGCCGACGGCATGACCCCGCTGGTGGGTGACTGGAACGGCGACGGCCTCGACACGGTCGGTATGTACTACGGAGCGATCAGCCGTTTCTACATCCGCAATTTCAACAGCGCCGGTGGTAACAGCTACGAGATCCACTACGGCAGCGTCGGCGACCAGCCGGTCGTGGGTGACTGGAACGGCGACGGCACGGACAGCACGGGTGTCTGGCGGCCGTCCAGCCACATCTACTACCTGAACAACGAGCATGCCAACAACGTCGCGGACGTCTCCTTCGTGTATGGCGCCGACGGCATGACCGCGCTGGCCGGCAAGTGGGTGTCCGGTATCCCAGAGAACACCACGATCTCCTGGCAGGCCCGCGCCTTCGACGGCGATGCCTGGGGGCCCTGGAGCTCCGCCAACGGTGCCGGCCGCTGTGTCGTACGGCGCGACTCAACCATCCCGGCCAGGCCGATCGTCACGGGCACGCCGTACAAGGACGACAACCAGTGGCGCGACGGCATCGGCGGCATGGGAGTGTTCAGGATCACTCCCGCCGACAAGGACGTGGCCAGCTTCCGCTACAGCTTTGACGACGCCCCGCCCACGACGCGCGTCGCCCTCAGCGGCCTGATGCTGACGTGGACCCCGACCTGGGCAGGACGCCACACCCTGTGGGTCGAATCCGTCGACGGTGCCGGGCACACGAGCGCGCGAACGACGTACAGCTTCCTGGTCGCGAGCGGGCGGATCGCCCAGTGGAGCCTCGCCGACCCCGAAGGCAGCACGGAGGCTCTCGACGAGGTGGGCAGCTCCCCTGCCCACCCCGGTACGGGCGTGACCTTCCAGGTGGCCGGCAGGGGCGGCAAGTCCGACCCGGTGGCGCGCTTCGACGGTACGTCCCTCGCCTACCTCACCACTGCCGACGAGCAGGCTCCGGCGGAGGACGCCTCCGTCGTCGACACGACGCTGGGCTTCTCGGTGAGTGCCTGGGTCAAGCCGGCGGCCCTCGACCGTGACATGACGGTTCTCAGCCAGGACGGCACCGACCAGGCCGGCTTCGTGCTCGGCTACGACGCCGCCACGAAGTCCTGGGCCTTCTCCGCGCCCGACGCGGACGGCACGGCAAACACCCGCTACGCGGCCCGGGTCGACGCCGGCGCCGCCGCGGTCGACGAGTGGGTCCATCTGACGGGTGTGTTGGACACCAAGTACACCGCCGTGCCGCAGCTCCGGTTGTACGTGGACGACGGTGACCCGGCGACTCCGACGGCCACCGCGACGGCCGAGCGGAGCACCTCATGGGCGGCGACGGGTGCCTTCCAGATCGGCCGGGCGAAGATTGACGGTACCTACGGTGCCCCCTTCGCGGGTGACATGTCCCAGGTGCGGGTCTACAACCGACCCGTGACCACCGGTGAGATCGCCGAATTCCAGACGGTCCGGCCGGCACGCAAGGCGTATTGGGACTTCGAGACCGACGCCGTGGACGGCAAGGTGCCGAACATCGAAAGCACGGGCGCCCCGTTGGCTCTGTACGACGAGGCGAAGGTCTACCGCAGGCTTGCTCATCGCGACCCGGTGGCTCTCTCCGGCAACGGCCACGTGGTTCTTGACGGCGTCAACGACCACGCGTACACCAGCGCGCCGGTCGTGGGCGGCGACAAGAGCTTCACGGTGGCGGCTCGTGTGCGGTTGACGAACGTCGACTCCACCACGACCCAGACGATCCTGTCCCTCCCGGGGCAGAACACCGACCGGCTCGCGGTCCGCTACGACGGTGCGACCAAGCGCTTCAAGCTCACACTGACCGCCGGAGACAGCGCCACGGCCAAGACAACGGAGCTGGCGAACGCTGACGCCCTGCCCTCCGCGACGGGCAGCGGCAACCACCTGGCGGTCGTCTACGACGCGGTGACGCGGAACCTGCGGCTCTACGTGGACGGCGGTGAGCCGGTTCAGGTCACCGTTGAGGACCCGGCCGGGTGGGCCTCCCCCGGCGGGCTCCAGGTGGGTCGCTCGGTGAAGGCCGGCCAGTACCTGTCCGGCGCCGTGGACGAGGTGCGGGCCTACGCCGGTGGGCTGTCTCCGACCGTGATCTCGATGCTGAACAACGTGACGCCCGAACCGAATCTCTAGTTCGGTCGGCCTGGCCGGGCGGCTCTCCTCGGAGATCGCCCGGCCGGTTCGGCGTTCGGCGCCACCACTTTTTCCTTCTTCCTTCCGACCTCTCATCGGAGTCTCGTCATGCCCCAAAGCGGTCGACCGCTGGGCGCGCGCATGCCAAGAAGCGCGTTGTCCGGCATGGTCCTCGTCCTGACGCTGGCCCTCTCGGGCGGCGTCGCCCAAGCAGTCACACCTCAGGCGGAGGCTGCCGGCCTCCCGGGGTTCTCCAGGAACCCTGACCCCGTAAAGGGCAAGCACGCCGGGAAGGCCAAGCCCCTGCCCGCGGACGCCGCCAGGAAGGCCGCGGTCAAGACCTTGGGCGAGGTCTCCTGGCCTGCTCGAGCCAGTGCCGAAGTCACGTTGTCCGCCGCCTCCGGCTGGGCGAAGGCAGCCGACGGCCGTACGGTGAAGGCCCCCGCCCAGCAGGCGGCCAAGACCCGCATCGGCGGACTGCCCGTCACCGTCGCACCCACGACTACGAAGAACCGCGCGGCCGCGGGGCAGCACACACCGCCGGCCACCGCTCCCGCCAAGGTGAGGATCACCTCCCTCGGCCGGGACAAGGCGGCCCCCTGGGGCGGAGCCGCCCTTCTCACCGTCGCGCGCGCCGACGCCGGAACCAGCGCCGCACCGGTGCGGTTGTCCCTCGATTACTCCGCCTTCGCCGACGGTGCCGGCGGCGCCTACGGGTCCCGGCTCACCCTGGTCCAGCTGCCCGCCTGCGTCCTGACGGCGGCACCCGGCAGCAAGGACTGTACGGCCGCCCCGAAGACCCTCGCCGCCGTCAACGACACCCAAACCCGCACGGTCAGCGCCGATGTCACCGCCACCTCGGCGAACGCCCCCACGACCGTCGTGTACGCGCTGACGCCCACGGCCTCCTCCGCGAAGGGCAACTTCAAGGCCACGCAGCTCGCACCCTCCGCCAGCTGGTCGGTCAACAACTCCTCGGGCGGCTTCTCCTGGTCGTATCCGCTGCGCACCGTGCCGACCCCCGGCGACATCGCGCCCAACATCGAGCTCGGCTACTCGTCCCAGTCCGCCGACGGCCGCACCGCCGCCACCAACAACCAGGGATCCTGGATCGGCGAAGGATTCGGCTACGAGCCGGACTACATCGAGCGCTCCTACAAACCCTGCTCCGACGACGGCCACACCGGATCCGGCGAGCAGTGCTGGGCGTACGACAACGCCACCGTCATGCTCAACGGCCAGTCGTCCACGCTCGTCAAGAGCGACAAGGACGGCAGCTGGTACTTCGCCAACGACAACGGCGCCAAGATCCAGAAGCTGAACGGTTCGACCTACGCCACCGGCAACGGTGACAACGACGGCGAGTACTGGAAGATCACCACGACGGACGGTACGGAGTACTACTTCGGCCTGAACCGGCTCCCCGGCTGGACGACGGGCAAGGAGGAGACCCAGTCCACCTGGACGGCACCCGTCTTCGGTGACGACTCGGGCGAGCCCTGCTACAACGCCACCTTCGCGAGCGCCCACTGCAAGCAGGCTTGGCGATGGAACCTCGACTACGTCAAGGACCGGCACGGCGACGTCAGGTCGTACTTCTACACGCCGGAGACCAACCACTACGCCCTGAACGGCAAGACGGACGTCAACGGCACCGCGTACCACCGCGCCGGCTTCGTCAAGCGCATCGACTACGGTCAGCGCGACAACGCCGTCTACTCCACCAAGGCTCCGGCGCGCGTCGTCTTCACCACCGTCGAGCGCTGCCTTCCGGACGCGACGTTCGACTGCGCCCCGGCCAAGTTCACGACGGCCAACGCGGCACGATGGCTCGATACCCCGGTCGACCGGCACTGCGCCGCCAACACCAAGTGCACCCTGGCACAGAGCACCCAAACCTTCTGGACGACCAAGCGGCTCACCGGAATCACCACGCAGATGAGTACCAGCGCGGTCGCCGGTGAGTACGACGACATCGACTCCTGGAAGTTCACCCACCTCTTCACGGACAACGGTGACGCCACCAAGTCCCTCTGGCTGTCCCAGATCGACCACGAGGGCCGGGCCGGCAGCGGCACCGCCCCGCTGCCGTCCGTGACGTTCGGTGGCGAGCCCAAGATGAACCGGGTCGACAGCGACACCGACAACACCGACCCGTTCTACCGCTTCCGCCTCACCACCGTGACCAGCGAGACCGGCGCGCAGCTAGACATCACCTACGCGCCCCGCGAGTGCACGCCGACCACGCTGCCGCAGCCCGGGTCCTCGACCAAGCGCTGCTACCCGGTCATCTGGACCCCGCCGGGCGCGGCCGACGCCAAGACGGACTGGTTCCACAAGTACGTCGTCGAGCAGATCACCGACACCGACCGCACGGGCGGCAGCGACGACCTCGTCACCCGCTACGCCTACGCGGGCCCCGCCGGCTGGCGGTACGCCGAGCCCAACGGCATCACCGACCCGAAATACCTGACCTGGAGCCAGTGGCAGGGCTACGGAAAGGTCACCGTCACCGGTGGCAACGGCCAGACCATGAGGTCCCGCACCGACTACACCTATCTCCAGGGCCTCGACGGCGACAAGCTCCCCGGGACCACCACGAGCACCCGTGTCGAAAAGGTGAAGGACTCCACCGGCGTCGAGTACACCGGCAGCAAGGAGTTCACCGGCGTCGAGATCGAGG
It encodes:
- a CDS encoding LamG domain-containing protein, with the translated sequence MDGLPQLRAEARDPDHTATSSDPVKMQYQVFYRDAANVEKSYFAETGYKAPNAGTHFTHQVTAPPAPTGPAMYYPTTKMVYQRSTPTAGPNTAQIPFDATGRKVLVGDWNGDGLDTLGTYDPATRTFALRDNNAGPDNIDFAFGSAGDLPVVGDWNGDGVDTVGVWRPSSHMFYLNNEHTNSVADVSFVYGADGMTPLVGDWNGDGLDTVGMYYGAISRFYIRNFNSAGGNSYEIHYGSVGDQPVVGDWNGDGTDSTGVWRPSSHIYYLNNEHANNVADVSFVYGADGMTALAGKWVSGIPENTTISWQARAFDGDAWGPWSSANGAGRCVVRRDSTIPARPIVTGTPYKDDNQWRDGIGGMGVFRITPADKDVASFRYSFDDAPPTTRVALSGLMLTWTPTWAGRHTLWVESVDGAGHTSARTTYSFLVASGRIAQWSLADPEGSTEALDEVGSSPAHPGTGVTFQVAGRGGKSDPVARFDGTSLAYLTTADEQAPAEDASVVDTTLGFSVSAWVKPAALDRDMTVLSQDGTDQAGFVLGYDAATKSWAFSAPDADGTANTRYAARVDAGAAAVDEWVHLTGVLDTKYTAVPQLRLYVDDGDPATPTATATAERSTSWAATGAFQIGRAKIDGTYGAPFAGDMSQVRVYNRPVTTGEIAEFQTVRPARKAYWDFETDAVDGKVPNIESTGAPLALYDEAKVYRRLAHRDPVALSGNGHVVLDGVNDHAYTSAPVVGGDKSFTVAARVRLTNVDSTTTQTILSLPGQNTDRLAVRYDGATKRFKLTLTAGDSATAKTTELANADALPSATGSGNHLAVVYDAVTRNLRLYVDGGEPVQVTVEDPAGWASPGGLQVGRSVKAGQYLSGAVDEVRAYAGGLSPTVISMLNNVTPEPNL